From one Sulfitobacter sp. HNIBRBA3233 genomic stretch:
- the gspD gene encoding type II secretion system secretin GspD, with translation MTRPLTLFAALILGLLTLLPAPSRAQETFVINLRDADISLLVEQISEITGRTLVLDPGLVGEVTVVSAEALDSEGVWSLFQSILRVRGFVAVQAGSIWQVVPEAEARTASGPDLGEADDAGSQDFVTEMLRLNRLPSVEAVRVLRPLVAESGYIEAVEDPNGVVITDTRANVDRIMAIARSFDGDAQVRSEVLRFRSADAATVGNAILEVLGPAGTGARLSVDPGSNLLLVRGTPEDISEIRNLAIAMDVAPRRDPREAVATTVFNLQYGDAQVIAEIIKGTVGEATDITNVVAADVGAAPEGQDSAEGAFVPLSRVVTPDAVNITASVATNSIIVRGTAAQVQEIGQLVHALDVRRPQVMIEAAIVEVSGEVAERLGAQLGLGPNIPNGAIAATNFSNGGGVSLGSVLSAVGVPAGSALSTGLTLGAGGNDFGILVQALSQSTSARLLSTPSVTTLDNEPATIVVGQNVPFRTGSFATDGNTATPFTTIERRDVGITMNVVPRITAGGVVQLVIEQEISSLTNAIVEGAADLVTNRRVINTTVMADNRGTVVLGGLITDDRINGSSKVPGLGDLPVVGELFKTRNGRNTQRTLFVFLRPTILRSRDDISTASANRYNKLRSAESTPQPKTVLKHQQVKQLPLEIQGLY, from the coding sequence GTGACGCGTCCGCTTACCCTTTTCGCCGCCTTGATTTTAGGGCTGCTGACCCTTTTGCCCGCCCCGTCGCGCGCGCAGGAGACCTTTGTCATCAACCTGCGCGATGCGGATATCTCCCTACTGGTCGAACAGATTTCCGAGATTACCGGCCGCACCTTGGTGCTGGATCCGGGCCTTGTGGGCGAGGTCACGGTAGTCTCTGCCGAGGCGCTTGATAGTGAGGGGGTCTGGTCGCTTTTCCAATCAATTCTGCGCGTGCGCGGCTTTGTAGCGGTACAGGCGGGATCAATCTGGCAGGTGGTGCCGGAGGCCGAGGCCCGTACCGCAAGCGGCCCCGATCTGGGCGAAGCCGACGATGCCGGCAGTCAGGACTTCGTGACCGAGATGTTGCGACTGAACCGTCTGCCTTCGGTCGAAGCAGTCCGGGTGCTACGCCCTCTGGTGGCAGAGTCAGGCTATATCGAAGCGGTGGAAGACCCCAATGGCGTTGTCATCACCGACACCCGAGCCAATGTGGACCGGATCATGGCCATCGCCCGCAGCTTTGACGGCGACGCACAGGTGCGCTCCGAAGTGCTGCGCTTTCGCAGTGCGGATGCGGCCACCGTGGGCAATGCCATCCTTGAGGTGTTGGGGCCCGCCGGCACGGGTGCGCGGCTCTCCGTCGATCCCGGATCGAACCTTTTGCTGGTCCGTGGCACGCCCGAGGACATTTCCGAAATCCGCAACCTCGCCATCGCCATGGATGTGGCCCCGCGGCGCGATCCGCGCGAGGCTGTGGCCACCACGGTCTTCAACTTGCAATACGGTGATGCTCAGGTGATTGCCGAAATCATCAAAGGCACCGTGGGCGAAGCGACCGACATCACCAATGTCGTGGCCGCCGATGTCGGTGCGGCGCCAGAGGGGCAAGATAGTGCCGAGGGTGCATTTGTCCCACTCAGTCGGGTTGTGACGCCCGATGCGGTCAATATCACGGCCTCGGTGGCCACTAACTCTATCATCGTGCGCGGCACCGCTGCGCAGGTTCAGGAAATCGGCCAACTGGTCCATGCGCTCGACGTGCGCCGACCACAGGTGATGATCGAGGCGGCCATTGTCGAGGTCTCGGGCGAGGTCGCCGAGCGGCTCGGCGCGCAGCTTGGTCTGGGCCCGAACATTCCCAATGGCGCCATCGCTGCAACCAATTTTTCCAATGGCGGCGGGGTCTCTCTTGGCTCCGTATTGTCTGCGGTTGGTGTGCCTGCCGGCTCCGCACTGTCAACCGGCCTGACGCTCGGAGCGGGGGGTAATGATTTCGGCATCCTCGTTCAAGCGCTTTCGCAATCGACCAGTGCGCGGCTCTTATCCACGCCCTCTGTTACCACGCTCGACAACGAACCAGCGACCATCGTGGTGGGTCAGAACGTGCCTTTCCGCACCGGCAGTTTTGCCACGGACGGCAATACCGCCACGCCTTTCACAACGATTGAACGGCGCGACGTCGGCATCACCATGAACGTGGTGCCACGGATCACCGCAGGCGGCGTGGTGCAACTGGTGATCGAACAAGAGATTTCGAGCCTCACCAACGCCATTGTCGAAGGCGCGGCTGACCTTGTTACCAATCGGCGCGTTATTAATACCACCGTCATGGCCGACAACCGCGGTACGGTGGTGCTGGGCGGCTTGATCACCGATGACCGGATCAATGGGAGCAGCAAGGTGCCTGGCCTGGGCGATCTGCCGGTGGTGGGAGAGCTGTTTAAAACCCGTAATGGTCGTAACACCCAGCGCACGCTATTTGTTTTCCTACGACCTACCATCCTGCGGAGCCGCGACGATATATCGACGGCATCGGCAAACCGCTACAACAAGCTGAGGTCGGCGGAATCAACGCCGCAGCCAAAGACTGTGCTGAAGCATCAGCAGGTGAAACAATTGCCATTGGAGATCCAAGGGCTGTATTGA
- a CDS encoding type II secretion system protein N: MRKIAPLGRWLRLAVILGALGSVAVAGADVTWRLMGHDRVMPPVAVLRAPVEVQAAPTDLGPALMLAPFGAAEVPVAEAETPEAPLNLILLGVIVRDHHSRSLALLRSDQSEGNYRIGEEVAPGVTLTAIAQNRVTLSKDGADIVLYFAGAEAASDVEAVPTGAERLMALITSGQGGSISEQVDAAARAEPITTQDYIDMWRKRIIANPAQVLDTIGLVPGEKGYTIAEKHDVGVSRAGLRAGDIVTRVNGQSVGNVDKDRALYDVIADSGLARIELERDGRTIVMSFPLQ, translated from the coding sequence ATGAGAAAGATAGCGCCCCTTGGTCGATGGCTGCGCCTTGCCGTGATCCTTGGCGCTCTGGGCAGTGTCGCGGTGGCCGGGGCGGATGTGACATGGCGGCTGATGGGACATGACCGCGTCATGCCCCCCGTCGCGGTGCTGCGCGCGCCGGTCGAAGTGCAAGCCGCGCCCACCGATCTTGGCCCTGCTTTAATGCTCGCGCCATTTGGTGCCGCCGAGGTGCCGGTGGCCGAGGCCGAGACCCCGGAGGCACCGCTCAACCTGATCCTCTTGGGGGTGATTGTGCGGGATCACCACAGCCGCTCGCTGGCCCTGCTGCGCTCGGACCAATCAGAAGGCAATTACCGCATCGGAGAGGAGGTGGCGCCGGGTGTTACGCTTACCGCCATTGCGCAGAACCGTGTTACCCTGTCAAAGGACGGCGCCGACATTGTGCTGTATTTCGCGGGTGCCGAAGCTGCCTCAGATGTCGAAGCAGTGCCCACCGGAGCCGAGCGGCTGATGGCGCTGATCACTTCGGGGCAGGGCGGTTCAATCAGCGAACAGGTGGACGCCGCGGCGCGGGCCGAACCGATAACCACGCAAGACTATATCGACATGTGGCGTAAGCGCATCATCGCTAATCCGGCTCAGGTGCTCGACACGATTGGTTTGGTGCCAGGCGAAAAAGGCTATACCATAGCGGAAAAGCACGACGTGGGTGTAAGCCGCGCTGGATTGAGGGCAGGAGACATCGTGACAAGAGTGAACGGGCAGAGTGTCGGCAATGTGGACAAGGATCGCGCGCTTTATGACGTGATCGCCGACTCCGGCCTTGCCCGCATCGAATTGGAAAGGGATGGCCGCACGATCGTGATGTCATTCCCGCTTCAGTGA
- the gspF gene encoding type II secretion system inner membrane protein GspF, protein MPAFAYEALTTAGKSAKGIIEAASAAAARRSLRQRNLAPLSVEPTKQGKAAKPSGFGKPRIPRRALTLLTRQLATLVGSGIGVEQALKTVADQSAKPAVTSLLLNLRASVLEGRSFAQALGDYPAVFGDFYRASVAAGESSGQLGQVMEHLSSFVETRAKNRQTVQLALLYPAILAVVSLAVIVALLTFVVPDIVRVFTSRGAELPFLTRSLISVSDFINTWGLVVLGGLVALGLAGASLLRQPAIRLRWHRFLSRSMLTRGFSLKTNAVQFAGTLATLTVSRVPLVDALAAAAQTVPNLHIRAKVAQATARVREGVALSQALEEAKVFPPMLIAMVASGEAGGVLGATLTRAADDQERDLNALVAALVALVEPAVLLIMGGIVMLLVLSILLPIVNLNNLVN, encoded by the coding sequence ATGCCCGCCTTTGCCTATGAAGCCCTAACCACCGCAGGGAAATCCGCCAAAGGGATTATCGAGGCCGCCAGCGCCGCCGCAGCGCGCCGCAGCCTGCGCCAGCGCAACCTTGCGCCGCTTTCTGTCGAACCCACAAAACAAGGAAAGGCGGCCAAACCTTCGGGCTTTGGCAAACCGCGCATCCCGCGCCGCGCGTTGACGCTGCTGACCCGGCAGTTGGCCACGCTTGTCGGGTCGGGTATCGGGGTCGAACAGGCGTTAAAAACCGTAGCCGATCAAAGTGCCAAACCGGCAGTGACCTCGCTGCTGCTCAACCTACGCGCCTCCGTGCTGGAGGGCCGCAGTTTTGCCCAAGCGCTTGGCGATTATCCGGCCGTTTTTGGCGATTTCTACCGCGCGTCGGTGGCAGCAGGGGAATCCTCGGGCCAGTTGGGTCAGGTGATGGAGCATCTCTCGAGCTTTGTTGAAACCCGCGCCAAGAACCGCCAAACCGTGCAACTGGCGCTGCTTTATCCGGCAATCCTTGCCGTGGTGTCTCTCGCGGTGATCGTGGCGCTGTTGACCTTTGTCGTGCCAGACATCGTGCGCGTCTTTACTTCGCGCGGCGCGGAACTGCCGTTTCTTACGCGTTCGCTGATCTCAGTCAGCGATTTCATCAATACATGGGGATTGGTGGTCCTTGGTGGGCTGGTGGCTTTGGGGCTGGCGGGAGCGAGTCTGCTGCGGCAGCCCGCGATCCGACTGCGCTGGCACCGTTTTCTGTCACGCTCGATGCTGACGCGAGGGTTCTCGCTCAAGACCAATGCGGTGCAGTTTGCCGGCACCCTTGCAACCCTGACTGTAAGCCGCGTGCCCTTGGTCGACGCGCTGGCCGCAGCTGCCCAGACCGTGCCCAATCTGCATATCCGCGCCAAGGTCGCTCAGGCGACGGCGCGGGTGCGCGAAGGGGTGGCCCTGTCTCAGGCGCTTGAGGAGGCCAAGGTCTTCCCGCCCATGTTGATCGCGATGGTGGCCAGTGGAGAGGCCGGCGGCGTGCTCGGCGCGACCCTAACCCGCGCTGCTGACGATCAGGAACGCGACCTGAATGCGCTGGTCGCAGCACTGGTTGCGCTGGTTGAGCCAGCGGTTTTGCTGATCATGGGTGGGATTGTCATGCTTTTGGTGCTGTCGATCCTGCTGCCCATCGTCAACCTGAACAATCTGGTGAACTAG
- a CDS encoding prepilin-type N-terminal cleavage/methylation domain-containing protein — MNSRRDRMAGVTLVEMLVALSLFAMVGLAAFTTLETILRVRAQTDGRLEHLARLDRALMIFGRDMIEADPQAITLEEGILSATLQDGRTLRRYLLTEGALQRQSGKPNADPDLMQTLVEEVGTLTFRVLDNERVWHGIWPDPAGDGAASAIDLTFEVAGSRTLRRLVLLSQTVPK, encoded by the coding sequence ATGAATTCCCGGCGCGACCGCATGGCCGGGGTGACACTGGTCGAGATGCTGGTGGCGCTGAGCCTCTTTGCCATGGTCGGTCTGGCCGCCTTTACCACCCTGGAAACGATTCTGCGGGTGCGTGCACAGACCGATGGGCGGCTGGAGCATCTGGCCCGGCTTGACCGCGCATTGATGATCTTTGGTCGCGACATGATCGAGGCCGACCCGCAGGCTATTACGCTGGAAGAGGGCATACTGTCGGCGACGTTGCAAGACGGTCGCACCCTGCGGCGCTACTTGCTGACCGAGGGGGCTTTGCAGCGCCAGTCTGGCAAGCCAAACGCCGACCCTGATCTGATGCAGACACTTGTGGAGGAGGTCGGGACGCTGACCTTCCGGGTGCTGGACAACGAACGGGTCTGGCATGGCATCTGGCCCGATCCCGCAGGCGATGGTGCGGCCTCTGCCATCGATCTGACATTCGAAGTTGCCGGGTCGAGAACGCTGCGCCGGTTGGTGCTGCTCAGTCAGACGGTGCCGAAATGA
- a CDS encoding GspE/PulE family protein yields the protein MTEARPLPRLAYGFAQNQGVIITAGTKGPLCQYRSDAPLEALIETQRVCGSTLIFEEITAAEFEAALGTIYRDSASEAAQVAADADDDLVTLADTAASIDDLLAQNDDAPVVRLINALLLEAVKEGASDVHIETEERRLLVRFRVDGILREVLSPKRALAPLLVSRIKVMGKLDIAEKRLPQDGRVSLRVGGYDLDVRISTIPSQFGERVVLRLLDRGQTLRGIDHLGLSPRDNTVLKRILALPDGMVLVTGPTGSGKTTTLYAGLDMLNDRQRNIMTVEDPIEYTMDGVGQMQVNAKTDLSFARGLRAILRQDPDVIMVGEIRDRETAQIAVESAMTGHLVISTLHTNTAIGAVSRLVEMGVERFLLAPMLRGLIAQRLVRRNCPDCLGDHAVTQAESDLLAGKIKAGEIVQRGLGCGNCQNSGHRGRLPLYEIIEVDGDLERMMHEGQSEASLIAAARARGPGILEDGIAKMRSGLTTAQEVARAIHEGAALPPPAPDAVSAPEAD from the coding sequence ATGACAGAAGCACGCCCACTGCCCCGGCTCGCCTACGGCTTTGCCCAGAACCAAGGCGTCATAATCACGGCGGGGACCAAGGGGCCGCTTTGCCAATACCGGAGCGACGCGCCGCTGGAAGCCCTGATCGAAACGCAGCGGGTGTGTGGCAGCACACTGATCTTCGAAGAAATTACAGCCGCAGAATTCGAGGCCGCGCTTGGCACGATTTATCGCGATTCCGCTTCAGAGGCCGCACAAGTGGCGGCTGATGCGGATGATGATCTGGTCACGCTTGCCGATACCGCCGCCTCGATCGATGACCTTCTGGCACAAAACGACGATGCGCCGGTGGTGCGATTGATCAACGCGCTGTTGCTCGAAGCGGTCAAGGAAGGCGCGTCGGATGTGCATATCGAGACAGAGGAACGCCGCCTTCTGGTGCGCTTCCGGGTCGACGGCATCCTGCGCGAAGTGCTCAGCCCCAAGCGCGCGCTGGCGCCGCTGCTGGTGAGCCGAATCAAGGTCATGGGCAAGCTCGACATTGCCGAAAAGCGCCTACCGCAGGACGGACGTGTGTCGCTGCGGGTCGGCGGCTATGACCTCGACGTGCGGATCTCGACAATCCCCTCGCAATTTGGCGAGCGGGTGGTGCTGCGTCTCTTGGACCGCGGCCAAACCCTGCGCGGCATCGACCATTTAGGCCTCTCGCCGCGCGATAATACAGTATTGAAACGCATCCTTGCCCTGCCCGACGGCATGGTGCTGGTGACCGGCCCCACCGGCTCGGGCAAAACCACGACGCTCTATGCGGGGCTCGACATGCTCAACGACCGGCAGCGCAATATTATGACGGTCGAGGACCCGATTGAATATACTATGGACGGCGTCGGGCAGATGCAGGTCAATGCCAAGACCGACCTTAGCTTTGCCCGTGGGCTACGTGCGATCCTGCGACAGGATCCGGATGTCATCATGGTGGGCGAAATCCGAGACCGCGAAACCGCGCAGATCGCGGTGGAATCGGCGATGACGGGGCATCTGGTGATCTCGACCCTGCACACCAATACCGCCATCGGTGCGGTGTCACGGCTGGTGGAGATGGGAGTGGAGCGGTTCCTGCTGGCACCGATGCTGCGCGGGCTGATCGCGCAACGTCTGGTGCGGCGCAACTGCCCAGATTGTCTGGGTGATCATGCAGTTACCCAAGCCGAAAGTGACCTGCTGGCGGGCAAGATCAAAGCTGGGGAGATCGTGCAACGCGGCCTGGGCTGCGGCAATTGCCAGAACAGCGGGCATCGCGGGCGCCTGCCACTCTATGAGATCATTGAGGTTGATGGTGATCTTGAGCGGATGATGCACGAAGGCCAGTCCGAAGCCAGCCTGATCGCGGCGGCACGGGCGCGGGGGCCGGGAATTTTGGAAGACGGCATTGCCAAGATGCGCAGCGGCCTAACCACGGCACAAGAGGTTGCCCGCGCGATCCACGAAGGCGCGGCTCTTCCCCCGCCTGCCCCCGATGCCGTGTCCGCGCCGGAGGCTGACTGA
- the gspI gene encoding type II secretion system minor pseudopilin GspI, protein MTQQADAGFTLIEALVAMAVLALGAVSLLSASEGHTRRITDLSDRVAARWAAEYRLSELRAGLPTEAAALEIYGIDFDVIVLRRPTEDPAVEAVTLRSAPVGTDQPLYILDGYLDIGEPS, encoded by the coding sequence ATGACCCAGCAGGCGGATGCTGGCTTCACCCTGATCGAGGCGCTGGTGGCCATGGCGGTGTTGGCGCTCGGCGCGGTGTCTCTGCTGTCGGCCAGTGAGGGGCATACTCGGCGCATCACCGATCTGTCGGATCGCGTTGCCGCCCGATGGGCCGCAGAATACCGTCTGTCTGAATTGCGCGCTGGGCTGCCGACAGAGGCCGCCGCGCTGGAAATCTACGGCATCGACTTCGATGTCATCGTGCTCCGCCGCCCCACCGAAGACCCGGCAGTTGAGGCCGTGACCCTGCGCAGCGCGCCGGTGGGGACGGACCAGCCGCTTTACATCTTGGATGGCTATCTCGACATAGGAGAACCATCATGA
- a CDS encoding prepilin-type N-terminal cleavage/methylation domain-containing protein, producing the protein MTLVEVLVVLALIGILAGVVGLSFGSGPRGDVAGQEADLLVARLNRAADEVMLTGVPMGFVWAAEGYRFDLYDGNTWQPHDLPILAAPHLLGGETRIADAAGAMVLSRDMDPGAAGPLTLELLSGTGPSEVIRFDGLNAVRLEGAP; encoded by the coding sequence GTGACGCTGGTTGAGGTGCTCGTTGTCCTTGCGTTGATCGGTATTCTGGCCGGAGTGGTGGGGCTGAGCTTTGGCTCTGGCCCTCGGGGGGATGTAGCAGGTCAGGAGGCTGACCTGTTGGTGGCACGGCTCAACCGCGCGGCGGATGAGGTGATGCTGACGGGGGTGCCGATGGGCTTTGTCTGGGCGGCGGAGGGCTATCGTTTTGATCTGTATGATGGCAATACATGGCAGCCCCATGACTTGCCGATCCTTGCCGCACCGCATCTGCTGGGGGGCGAGACCCGGATCGCCGATGCAGCGGGCGCTATGGTGCTGTCACGCGACATGGATCCCGGTGCCGCCGGGCCGTTGACGCTGGAATTGCTGTCTGGGACAGGCCCTTCGGAGGTAATACGATTTGACGGTCTTAACGCTGTGCGGTTGGAGGGGGCGCCATGA
- the gspL gene encoding type II secretion system protein GspL, with protein MAAEQVGSFLVEVPRATARQRRTLLTFAVEDRIAAPIQSVQVVQGPLDSAGPGQLLAFVLSNEIMAEIAAAEPPHLPEFLMIPRPRAEGGPSWSVWREGGRAVVRTSEGTGFALRAPMLPLLWARAGNPKLYSLAEPLDNAVPAEDLSAVPPPPDPRDLAFSFARPLAAGTEGVAGWRWAAMAAGAALLIHLGLTAFETAALKRIAQDERSAAEAAIASVLPGVPLTGDVAPILARLTPAPSDAGRGPFLPLLNEVAGTLAQNPATVEFRRLSWGRRDNTLIVLMQSPGLEDLQRIEQDLETAGFAVHSGAATAGNGGAEVEMRITGGAGG; from the coding sequence GTGGCTGCCGAGCAAGTTGGCAGCTTCCTCGTCGAGGTGCCCCGCGCCACCGCACGCCAGCGCCGCACCTTGCTGACCTTTGCCGTTGAAGACCGTATCGCGGCACCGATCCAGTCGGTGCAGGTGGTCCAAGGCCCGCTTGACAGCGCCGGTCCGGGGCAGCTGCTTGCCTTTGTCCTGTCGAATGAAATTATGGCCGAGATCGCCGCCGCCGAGCCCCCCCACCTGCCCGAGTTCCTGATGATCCCGCGCCCCCGTGCCGAGGGCGGCCCGTCGTGGTCGGTTTGGCGCGAGGGCGGGCGGGCGGTGGTGCGCACCTCGGAAGGCACCGGCTTTGCCCTGCGCGCGCCGATGCTGCCCCTGCTTTGGGCCCGTGCCGGAAACCCCAAGCTCTACAGCCTCGCCGAGCCACTGGACAACGCCGTGCCCGCCGAAGACCTCTCGGCCGTGCCCCCACCACCAGATCCGCGCGACCTTGCCTTCAGCTTTGCCAGACCGCTTGCCGCCGGGACTGAGGGGGTCGCCGGATGGCGGTGGGCCGCGATGGCCGCTGGCGCGGCCTTGTTGATCCATCTTGGCCTGACTGCTTTTGAAACCGCTGCTCTGAAGCGCATCGCGCAAGACGAACGCAGCGCGGCCGAAGCAGCCATCGCCAGCGTGTTGCCTGGCGTACCGCTGACCGGCGATGTTGCCCCAATTCTTGCCCGTCTCACTCCGGCCCCGAGCGACGCAGGACGCGGCCCTTTTCTACCGCTGCTAAACGAGGTCGCAGGCACCTTGGCGCAGAATCCCGCCACCGTGGAATTTCGCCGCCTGTCCTGGGGCCGCCGCGACAATACGCTGATCGTGCTGATGCAAAGCCCCGGGCTGGAAGATTTGCAACGCATCGAGCAAGATCTTGAAACGGCAGGCTTTGCCGTGCACAGCGGGGCGGCCACCGCCGGCAATGGCGGCGCTGAAGTGGAAATGCGCATCACCGGAGGAGCGGGCGGATGA
- the gspG gene encoding type II secretion system major pseudopilin GspG, giving the protein MSHWKNSRPARLRNARPRAALRDREAGVTLIEMMVVLVIIALVAAIIVPNVIGRPDEARVTVAQSDIRAVSSALELYRLDNRTYPTTAQGLEALAVRPTSPPEPRNWVADGYLTAVPIDPWGNDYLYASPGETGGFDLMSLGADGAPGGEGANADIAHGQLQANR; this is encoded by the coding sequence ATGTCTCATTGGAAAAACTCGCGGCCCGCCCGCCTTCGCAACGCGCGACCCCGCGCAGCGCTGCGCGACCGCGAGGCCGGGGTGACGCTGATCGAGATGATGGTGGTGCTGGTGATCATCGCGCTGGTGGCCGCGATCATCGTGCCCAACGTCATTGGTCGCCCAGATGAGGCGCGGGTCACCGTGGCGCAATCTGACATTCGTGCGGTCAGTTCGGCCCTGGAACTCTACCGGCTCGATAACCGCACTTACCCCACGACGGCGCAGGGGCTTGAGGCGCTGGCCGTGCGCCCGACCTCACCGCCCGAGCCGCGCAACTGGGTCGCCGATGGCTATTTGACCGCGGTGCCGATTGACCCTTGGGGCAATGATTATCTTTACGCCTCGCCGGGCGAGACTGGCGGATTTGATCTGATGTCGCTGGGTGCGGATGGCGCGCCGGGGGGCGAGGGTGCCAATGCCGATATCGCTCATGGCCAGTTGCAGGCCAACAGGTGA
- a CDS encoding type II secretion system protein M, with protein sequence MTGFDRLSRREKYLVALVIPLALLVALYRFVWMPLQLAEAQARADIAAYRLVQNTAALAARAEIAPTTPVNDTPLATRITSSASAAQLTLRRIEPESDGIRVTLDDTPFATLLLWLADLEEQHDVTLEALEVDRRPAPGVISARLLLGEL encoded by the coding sequence ATGACAGGTTTCGACCGACTCAGCAGGCGCGAGAAATATCTCGTGGCCCTTGTGATCCCGCTGGCTCTGCTGGTGGCGCTTTATCGGTTTGTCTGGATGCCATTGCAGCTGGCCGAGGCGCAGGCGCGCGCCGATATCGCGGCCTATCGTCTTGTTCAAAACACCGCCGCCCTGGCTGCACGGGCCGAGATCGCCCCGACCACACCGGTCAACGACACACCGCTTGCCACTCGCATCACCAGTTCCGCCAGCGCCGCACAACTGACCCTGCGACGGATCGAACCCGAGAGCGACGGCATCCGTGTCACTTTGGACGACACGCCATTCGCCACCTTGTTGCTCTGGCTCGCTGATCTTGAGGAACAGCATGACGTGACCCTCGAGGCGCTCGAAGTCGACCGCCGCCCGGCGCCGGGTGTGATTTCGGCGCGTCTGCTGCTGGGGGAGTTGTGA
- a CDS encoding general secretion pathway protein GspK, which translates to MRAHDAGVILINVLVALALGATIVVLMFTSQENLMDRTRRAAAATQAEALTLGAEASLVAALRRDMEEAPETDHMAEPWALAAQGEVQLETGSFSITVSDAQARFDLNALAAGRLAQQQTLARLITAVELPDQVALDIIDHLTRRGPVRDLAEIEALDATTRAALAPYVSLLPQPGDVNMNTASEAVIALMLGSPSAARQLIRRRAAAGFLTKGDLTDAGIVALNGIGFTSAVYDVESRAEVDGITITLTSRLLRRTVLGQKEVRVITRSFSPRGSGTPPLPAPPPLRP; encoded by the coding sequence ATGAGGGCGCACGATGCCGGGGTGATCCTGATCAACGTGCTGGTGGCGCTGGCACTGGGCGCGACCATTGTTGTCTTGATGTTCACCTCGCAAGAAAACCTGATGGACCGCACCCGCCGGGCAGCGGCGGCCACGCAGGCCGAAGCTCTGACGCTCGGCGCGGAGGCGTCGCTGGTAGCAGCCCTGCGCCGCGACATGGAAGAGGCACCCGAGACCGACCATATGGCCGAGCCTTGGGCGCTGGCCGCGCAGGGAGAAGTGCAACTGGAGACCGGCAGCTTCTCGATCACCGTGAGTGACGCACAAGCGCGATTTGATCTAAACGCCTTGGCCGCGGGCCGTCTTGCGCAGCAACAGACGCTGGCGCGACTAATCACTGCAGTCGAACTGCCCGACCAAGTGGCCCTCGACATCATTGACCACCTGACCCGGCGCGGCCCGGTGCGCGATCTGGCCGAGATCGAAGCGCTCGACGCCACGACCCGTGCCGCCTTGGCCCCCTATGTAAGCCTGCTGCCGCAGCCCGGCGATGTGAATATGAACACCGCCAGTGAGGCGGTAATTGCCCTGATGCTAGGCTCGCCCAGTGCAGCGCGGCAGTTGATCAGACGACGCGCAGCGGCAGGGTTTCTCACCAAAGGGGACCTTACGGATGCAGGAATCGTGGCGCTGAACGGGATCGGGTTCACTTCAGCGGTCTATGATGTAGAAAGCCGGGCCGAGGTCGATGGCATTACTATCACTTTGACCTCCCGGCTTTTGCGCCGCACGGTGCTGGGCCAGAAGGAAGTGCGTGTCATCACCCGCAGCTTCTCGCCGCGGGGCTCAGGCACGCCCCCCCTGCCCGCGCCACCACCTCTTCGCCCCTGA